Proteins from one Candidatus Nitrospira nitrosa genomic window:
- a CDS encoding lipoprotein-releasing ABC transporter permease subunit — protein sequence MTLPFEIFVGLRYLRAKRRNRTISLNTFVSIAGITLGVAALIGTVGIMTGFREDIQSKILGTTAHIIVQERIKENMTDYDRLADKVQTVPDVVAATPFVLRQVLLTTPSGVQGIVLRGIDPKREANVTELAKNITAGQLVDLLTPIKVMQVPADDPKGEPRPVEKPGIILGKELALRLGVFIGDTVNVVSPVGPISAMGMVPKIRTFAVVALFHSGMYEYDSSLAYIELGEAQKFFNMATSVSGVEVKVTDVFRAADIARTIEQELGFSHGARDWMQMNRNLFSALKLEKTMMFLLLVLITIVASFNIVSTLTMIVTEKQKEIAILKAMGATKQSIRRIFMLNGLIIGFTGTGIGIPLGYAFLWLIQTFWTFDPSVYYISTIPVHVLAEDVLLVAGSAILISFVATVHPANQAAKLEPVAALRYE from the coding sequence GTGACTCTTCCCTTTGAAATCTTCGTCGGGCTCCGCTACCTACGCGCCAAGCGCCGGAACCGGACCATTTCGCTGAATACCTTCGTATCGATCGCCGGTATTACATTGGGCGTCGCAGCACTTATCGGAACGGTCGGCATCATGACGGGATTCCGGGAGGACATTCAAAGCAAGATTCTCGGCACCACCGCTCATATCATCGTTCAAGAACGCATCAAAGAGAATATGACCGACTATGATCGCTTGGCCGATAAAGTTCAGACGGTACCCGACGTGGTGGCCGCAACTCCGTTTGTCCTCAGGCAGGTGCTCCTCACGACACCATCAGGCGTGCAGGGGATCGTCCTTCGCGGGATCGACCCAAAACGAGAAGCGAATGTGACGGAGCTCGCCAAAAATATTACGGCAGGACAGTTAGTTGATCTCCTCACACCGATCAAGGTGATGCAGGTTCCTGCCGACGACCCCAAAGGGGAGCCGCGTCCCGTTGAAAAACCAGGCATCATCCTGGGCAAAGAGCTGGCTCTCAGGTTGGGGGTGTTTATCGGCGATACCGTGAATGTGGTCTCTCCCGTTGGACCAATCAGTGCGATGGGCATGGTTCCCAAGATCCGAACCTTTGCCGTCGTCGCCCTCTTCCATTCCGGCATGTATGAATACGATTCGTCTCTGGCCTACATCGAGCTCGGCGAAGCCCAAAAATTTTTCAATATGGCTACCAGCGTGAGCGGCGTGGAAGTCAAAGTCACCGACGTGTTTCGTGCCGCAGATATCGCTCGCACCATTGAACAGGAGTTAGGATTCAGTCATGGAGCCAGAGATTGGATGCAGATGAATCGCAACCTTTTTTCGGCGCTCAAGCTGGAGAAGACGATGATGTTTCTCCTCCTCGTCCTGATCACGATTGTGGCCTCATTCAACATCGTCAGTACATTGACCATGATCGTCACGGAGAAGCAGAAGGAAATTGCGATCCTCAAAGCCATGGGCGCGACCAAGCAGAGCATTCGCCGTATTTTCATGCTCAACGGGTTGATCATCGGATTCACCGGTACCGGCATCGGAATCCCGTTAGGTTATGCGTTTCTCTGGCTGATTCAAACGTTTTGGACCTTCGACCCGAGCGTGTATTACATCTCGACCATTCCCGTGCACGTGTTGGCAGAGGACGTGTTGCTCGTGGCGGGGTCGGCTATTTTGATCAGTTTTGTCGCAACGGTCCACCCGGCCAATCAGGCCGCAAAGCTGGAACCGGTGGCAGCGCTGCGTTATGAATAG
- a CDS encoding ABC transporter ATP-binding protein, whose amino-acid sequence MINVTNLYKSFSMGSYEVPVLKGINLEIQRGELVAIVGASGAGKSTLLHIIGTLDKPSSGTVTFDGQDLFRMTEAQQAEFRNKRIGFVFQFHHLLAEFTALENACMPALVQRRDPTTVKTEATTILTEVGLGHRLHHKPGELSGGEQQRVAMARALMQKPNVVLADEPTGNLDTHSGDGLFGLMRTLSKTRGTTFVIVTHNDKLSAQSDRIIHMQDGQIV is encoded by the coding sequence ATGATAAACGTCACCAATCTATATAAATCCTTCTCAATGGGATCCTATGAAGTACCCGTACTCAAGGGAATCAATCTTGAGATACAGCGCGGCGAGCTGGTGGCCATTGTAGGCGCCTCCGGGGCCGGTAAGAGCACCTTGCTCCACATTATCGGCACCCTCGATAAACCGAGCAGTGGAACCGTCACGTTCGACGGGCAAGACCTCTTTCGCATGACCGAGGCGCAGCAAGCGGAGTTCCGCAATAAACGGATCGGGTTCGTCTTCCAATTCCATCACTTACTCGCCGAATTCACGGCGTTGGAAAACGCCTGCATGCCGGCGCTCGTGCAACGTCGCGACCCCACTACTGTTAAAACAGAGGCCACCACCATCCTCACGGAGGTTGGATTGGGACATCGATTGCATCACAAGCCCGGTGAACTATCAGGAGGAGAACAACAACGAGTCGCCATGGCTCGTGCCCTCATGCAAAAGCCAAATGTCGTCTTGGCTGATGAACCGACCGGCAACCTCGATACCCACAGCGGGGATGGGTTGTTTGGATTGATGCGCACGTTGAGCAAGACGCGCGGCACGACCTTCGTGATCGTCACGCATAACGACAAGCTCTCTGCCCAGTCCGACCGCATTATTCACATGCAAGACGGACAAATCGTCTGA
- the traF gene encoding conjugal transfer protein TraF: protein MHCPSPFRTSLIGLLLALSAWSSLASAAEFVISGPRAMGMGGAGVAVTTNALATYWNPAGLAMTQTVDVRLQGGGQATDRLGIGDALHDLENFDRNDLSPANQVKAQSIADRINRPGAMVSVNGSAGLYFKGHLGEHAFGFNVSDVATGGGFLATPVTVTPPAGPGSPVTVTGQMALRGLEARQLAFSYAYAFADKTFSIGITAKVIQGASYNGSTELQGGSGVSTTDHFGKPNISTTYGIDMGAIYRPSSWIRVGVVAKDLNTPTFDAAGGGTLKLEPQVRVGLAVNPYSTLTLTADVDATSNKTFVPGVKSQLLSLGLEQTILSEFLSFRIGTFKNMQDASTPFIPTAGLGMRWFNFRADAGGGYDFREKGALVSASISLTF from the coding sequence ATGCACTGTCCATCGCCCTTCCGAACAAGCCTGATAGGCCTATTGTTGGCCCTGTCAGCATGGTCGTCACTCGCATCGGCGGCGGAATTTGTCATCTCAGGCCCTCGCGCCATGGGCATGGGCGGAGCCGGAGTTGCCGTCACAACCAATGCGCTCGCCACCTATTGGAACCCCGCCGGCCTGGCCATGACTCAAACCGTAGACGTTCGCCTTCAAGGCGGTGGGCAAGCAACGGATCGGCTCGGCATCGGGGATGCCTTACATGACCTGGAGAACTTCGATCGTAACGATCTCTCTCCGGCAAACCAGGTGAAAGCTCAGTCAATTGCCGACCGTATCAATCGACCAGGTGCGATGGTTTCGGTCAACGGATCAGCCGGGCTCTATTTCAAAGGGCACCTCGGTGAACATGCATTCGGATTCAACGTATCGGATGTCGCCACGGGGGGTGGATTCCTCGCAACGCCCGTTACGGTCACCCCACCAGCTGGGCCAGGATCACCGGTTACCGTGACTGGTCAGATGGCCCTTCGCGGCCTGGAAGCCAGGCAACTAGCCTTTTCCTATGCCTATGCCTTCGCCGACAAGACGTTTTCTATCGGGATAACGGCAAAGGTCATTCAAGGTGCGTCGTACAATGGCTCCACTGAACTCCAAGGGGGAAGTGGGGTCAGCACAACCGATCACTTCGGGAAACCGAACATCTCTACAACCTACGGAATTGACATGGGGGCAATTTATCGGCCATCCTCCTGGATTAGAGTCGGAGTTGTCGCGAAAGATCTCAACACCCCGACGTTCGATGCCGCCGGTGGGGGCACTTTGAAATTGGAACCCCAAGTCCGAGTCGGTCTCGCAGTGAACCCCTATTCGACTTTGACCTTAACAGCCGATGTGGATGCGACATCGAACAAGACCTTTGTCCCAGGGGTGAAGAGCCAGCTGTTGAGTTTGGGTCTTGAACAGACGATTTTGTCGGAATTTCTTTCGTTTCGGATCGGAACATTCAAAAATATGCAGGATGCATCAACTCCATTTATTCCGACAGCGGGCCTGGGGATGCGGTGGTTTAATTTCCGGGCTGATGCCGGTGGGGGGTATGACTTTCGTGAAAAGGGTGCGCTCGTGTCCGCTTCAATTTCCTTGACGTTCTAA
- a CDS encoding lactonase family protein: protein MKTSSHKVVWYKVESSGVLTSSGEICTGFQPTFIAANSTRKLAYVTNFSSDTVSAYAIGTDGALASLGSPVPAGNRPASITVDWAHNFVYVTNFDSDTVSVYRIVANGLLELVEHKLTGGGPDAVAINSTGTRAYVANFRADTISTYKINATTGKLEDVTVPNVPLATGLGPNAIAIDPTGSFLYVTNEKSNTVSTYSINPTGELAPVPGLPVSTGSGPEGVTVDLTRKFAYVTDGQADTISTYTIDAGGVLTVGPKVAASGDPEGITVDPTGKFVYVVHRDTKDIFVYMINPATGELTFQSSVPL from the coding sequence GTGAAGACTTCTTCGCATAAGGTCGTGTGGTATAAGGTCGAGAGCTCGGGAGTTTTGACATCGAGTGGGGAAATCTGTACGGGATTTCAACCGACGTTCATTGCAGCAAACAGCACCAGGAAGCTAGCGTATGTGACGAATTTTAGTTCGGACACAGTGTCGGCCTATGCGATTGGAACGGACGGAGCGCTGGCATCGCTGGGTTCGCCGGTTCCAGCAGGAAATAGGCCTGCTTCTATCACCGTGGATTGGGCGCACAACTTCGTGTATGTCACAAATTTTGACTCGGATACCGTCTCGGTCTATAGGATTGTCGCGAACGGGTTGCTGGAACTGGTAGAGCATAAGCTTACGGGTGGAGGTCCTGATGCCGTCGCCATCAATAGCACGGGAACACGGGCCTATGTCGCGAATTTTAGAGCAGACACTATCTCAACCTATAAGATTAATGCGACAACGGGAAAATTGGAGGATGTGACAGTGCCCAACGTGCCTTTAGCAACTGGTTTAGGCCCAAATGCGATCGCGATAGACCCAACTGGATCATTTCTCTATGTCACAAATGAGAAATCGAATACAGTCTCGACGTATAGCATTAATCCAACAGGGGAACTAGCACCGGTGCCGGGTCTGCCCGTCTCCACAGGGAGTGGCCCGGAGGGTGTGACGGTTGATCTGACCAGGAAGTTTGCCTATGTGACAGATGGCCAGGCAGATACTATCTCGACCTATACAATTGATGCGGGAGGCGTGCTGACAGTGGGACCAAAGGTTGCTGCAAGCGGCGACCCGGAGGGTATTACGGTAGATCCGACGGGAAAGTTTGTCTATGTGGTGCATCGTGATACGAAGGATATCTTTGTCTATATGATCAATCCGGCAACTGGGGAACTGACGTTTCAGTCAAGCGTTCCACTCTGA
- a CDS encoding glycosyltransferase gives MRALRLQLSIVVPTFNESQNIPELLRRLEVTLSLTGWEIIFVDDDSPDGTAAVVRDIARTDPRVRCLQRIGRRGLSSACIEGMMAASAPTIAVMDADLQHDETILPTMLTEIEGGADVVIGTRYAAGGSTGDWNESRKVMSQLATTASRLILQQPLSDPMSGFFMLQRKVLESTVHHLSGLGFKILLDVLATAKQPLRITEVPYRFRDRLAGESKLDEMVVWEYAMLLADKTIGRYVPVRFLAFSVIGGIGLFVHMAVLSVVFHGLDWAFTTAQSVATGTAMTFNFTLNNVLTYRDARLRGVAWFKGLVSFMLACSLGAFANVGIASYLFENRTQWIIAALAGVLVGAVWNYAVSQIYTWGKK, from the coding sequence ATGCGTGCGTTGAGGCTTCAGCTGTCAATCGTCGTGCCTACATTCAACGAGTCGCAGAATATCCCAGAGTTGCTGCGTCGCCTCGAAGTGACACTTAGCCTGACAGGCTGGGAAATCATCTTCGTTGATGATGACTCGCCCGATGGGACGGCAGCCGTCGTACGCGATATTGCACGGACTGATCCTCGGGTTCGTTGTCTGCAACGGATCGGCAGGCGCGGATTATCGTCGGCATGTATTGAAGGGATGATGGCGGCATCGGCGCCCACCATTGCGGTGATGGATGCCGATTTGCAACATGATGAAACGATTCTGCCCACAATGCTCACCGAGATCGAGGGTGGGGCGGATGTGGTAATCGGAACCCGTTATGCTGCTGGTGGTAGCACGGGTGATTGGAACGAATCGCGCAAGGTCATGAGTCAACTTGCGACGACTGCAAGCCGATTGATTCTTCAACAGCCCCTCTCGGATCCAATGAGCGGATTCTTCATGCTACAACGGAAGGTGTTGGAGTCAACCGTCCACCATCTCTCGGGTTTAGGCTTTAAAATCCTACTCGATGTTCTCGCCACCGCCAAGCAGCCACTGCGCATCACGGAAGTGCCCTACCGCTTCCGAGATCGTCTCGCCGGGGAAAGCAAGCTGGATGAGATGGTCGTCTGGGAATATGCCATGTTGCTGGCGGACAAGACGATCGGTCGTTATGTCCCCGTGCGCTTTCTCGCCTTTTCAGTCATCGGCGGTATCGGTCTCTTCGTCCACATGGCGGTACTGAGCGTTGTATTCCATGGACTGGACTGGGCCTTTACCACTGCTCAATCTGTGGCGACAGGCACGGCGATGACATTTAATTTTACCCTCAATAACGTTTTAACCTACCGGGACGCTCGGCTACGAGGAGTGGCCTGGTTCAAAGGGCTCGTGAGCTTCATGCTCGCCTGTAGTCTCGGCGCTTTTGCCAACGTCGGCATCGCCTCCTATTTATTTGAAAACCGAACACAGTGGATCATCGCGGCGCTTGCTGGGGTCTTGGTCGGCGCTGTGTGGAACTACGCGGTGTCTCAAATCTATACCTGGGGGAAAAAGTAG